One window of Sinorhizobium fredii NGR234 genomic DNA carries:
- the tlpA gene encoding thiol:disulfide interchange protein TlpA, which yields MQDQKKRPPAVKLFALAALFGVIAGAAAVYVKETGSGNGGAPPTADTSCPLAGEKLATLTPLMRGQVAAMTPAANPRPIGGLDFVGPDGKPRTLASFAGKMLLINLWATWCLPCREEMPALNALQTALGGDRFEVVAINIDTSGDEKPKAFLDEIAVHELSYYRDASMGVFNTMKKEGLAFGLPATLLIDEKGCLIGSMNGPAAWDSDDAKRLIEAALAPPPAS from the coding sequence ATGCAAGACCAGAAGAAGCGTCCTCCGGCCGTGAAATTGTTCGCGCTCGCCGCCTTGTTTGGCGTGATCGCCGGTGCGGCTGCGGTATACGTGAAGGAGACCGGGTCTGGCAATGGCGGCGCGCCGCCGACGGCCGATACCAGCTGCCCGCTCGCCGGCGAAAAGCTTGCGACGTTGACGCCGCTGATGCGCGGCCAGGTGGCCGCCATGACGCCGGCCGCCAATCCGCGCCCGATCGGCGGTCTCGACTTCGTCGGGCCGGATGGAAAGCCGCGGACCCTTGCCTCCTTCGCCGGCAAGATGTTGCTCATCAATCTCTGGGCGACCTGGTGTCTGCCCTGCCGGGAAGAAATGCCGGCGCTCAACGCGCTGCAGACGGCCCTCGGCGGCGACCGCTTCGAGGTGGTCGCCATCAATATCGATACGAGCGGCGACGAAAAGCCGAAGGCGTTCCTGGACGAGATCGCGGTGCATGAACTCAGCTACTATCGCGACGCCTCGATGGGCGTCTTCAACACGATGAAGAAAGAGGGGCTTGCCTTCGGCCTGCCCGCCACCCTGCTCATCGATGAGAAGGGCTGCCTGATCGGCTCGATGAACGGGCCGGCCGCCTGGGACAGTGATGATGCGAAACGGCTCATAGAGGCGGCGCTCGCCCCACCTCCAGCCAGTTGA